The proteins below are encoded in one region of Hordeum vulgare subsp. vulgare chromosome 3H, MorexV3_pseudomolecules_assembly, whole genome shotgun sequence:
- the LOC123442487 gene encoding beta-fructofuranosidase, insoluble isoenzyme 3-like isoform X2, with amino-acid sequence MGTAAALAIVSVLCWAALAAVRGSHVVYPELQSLEAKEVATELRTGYHFQPPKHWINDPNGPMYYKGLYHLFYQYNPKGAVWGNIIWAHSVSTDLIHWVALQPAIYPTRPFDVNGCWSGSVTMLPNGVPVIMYTGIDPHKHQVQNVAYPANLSDPFLREWVKPDYNPIIIPDRDINASAFRDPTTAWYGPDGHWRLVVGSKENMRGTAVLYRSRDFKKWIKARHSLHAGLTGMWECPDFFPVAVAGGSRHHQSGVDTAELHNRVVAEEVKYVLKVSLELTRYDYYTVGTYDHDKERYTPDPAFPDNDYGLRYDYGDFYASKSFFDPAKKRRVLWGWANESDTVVDDQHKGWAGIQAMPRKIFLSRSGAQLIQWPVEEVKSLRAKHVNVSNKAIKSGKYFEVTGFKSVQSDMEAVFVIRNLDKAEKFDPSWRTNAQGLCKNFNSHVKGGVGPFGLWVLASDDLEERTAVFFRVFKTNDTNYVVLMCNDPTRSSYESQIYRPTFAGFVNVDIAKTKTITLRTLIDHSVVESFGAGGRTCILTRVYPKKAIGDDAHLFVFNNGESDIKVTNLHAWEMKTPTMNKLLEQ; translated from the exons ATGgggacggcggcggcgctggcgaTCGTATCGGTGCTGTGCTGGGCGGCTCTGGCGGCGGTGCGCGGGTCGCACGTCGTCTACCCGGAGCTCCAGTCGCTGGAGGCCAAGGAGGTCGCCACGGAGCTGCGCACGGGGTACCACTTCCAGCCGCCAAAGCACTGGATCAATG ATCCGAATG GGCCAATGTACTACAAGGGGCTGTACCATCTCTTCTACCAGTACAACCCCAAGGGCGCCGTGTGGGGGAACATCATCTGGGCGCACTCCGTCTCCACCGACCTCATCCACTGGGTGGCCCTCCAGCCCGCCATCTACCCCACCAGGCCATTCGACGTCAACGGCTGCTGGTCCGGCTCCGTCACCATGCTGCCCAACGGCGTCCCCGTCATCATGTACACCGGCATCGACCCCCACAAGCACCAAGTGCAGAACGTTGCCTACCCTGCCAACCTCTCCGACCCCTTCCTCCGTGAGTGGGTCAAGCCGGACTACAACCCCATCATCATCCCCGACCGCGACATCAACGCGAGCGCATTTCGAGATCCTACGACGGCCTGGTACGGGCCTGACGG acactggaggttggtggtgggcAGCAAGGAGAACATGAGAGGAACTGCGGTGTTATACAGGAGCCGAGACTTCAAGAAGTGGATCAAGGCACGCCACTCGTTGCACGCAGGGCTCACCGGAATGTGGGAATGTCCGGATTTCTTCCCtgtggcggtggccggaggcagcCGTCATCACCAGAGCGGCGTGGACACCGCGGAGTTGCACAACCGTGTTGTGGCCGAGGAGGTCAAGTACGTGCTCAAGGTGAGTCTAGAGCTGACACGATACGATTACTACACCGTCGGCACCTACGACCACGACAAGGAGAGGTACACCCCAGACCCTGCCTTCCCGGACAACGACTATGGCCTCCGCTACGACTACGGTGACTTCTATGCATCGAAGTCCTTCTTCGACCCGGCCAAGAAACGTCGTGTGCTCTGGGGCTGGGCCAATGAGTCTGACACCGTCGTCGACGACCAACACAAGGGCTGGGCCGGCATCCAG GCGATGCCAAGGAAGATCTTCCTGTCGCGAAGCGGGGCGCAGCTGATCCAGTGGCCAGTGGAGGAGGTCAAATCACTACGCGCGAAGCACGTCAATGTCAGCAACAAGGCCATCAAAAGCGGCAAGTACTTTGAGGTCACGGGCTTCAAATCCGTGCAGTCGGACATGGAGGCGGTGTTCGTGATAAGAAACCTGGACAAGGCAGAGAAGTTCGACCCGTCGTGGCGAACCAATGCACAGGGGTTGTGCAAGAATTTCAACTCGCACGTTAAAGGTGGCGTTGGGCCGTTCGGGCTCTGGGTGCTGGCCTCCGATGACCTCGAGGAGAGGACGGCTGTCTTCTTCAGGGTGTTCAAGACCAATGACACCAACTACGTCGTTCTCATGTGCAATGACCCGACAAG GTCGTCGTACGAGTCACAGATCTACAGACCGACCTTTGCCGGCTTCGTCAACGTTGACATAGCAAAGACAAAGACGATCACACTAAGGACATTG ATTGATCATTCTGTGGTGGAGAGCTTCGGGGCCGGCGGCAGGACGTGCATCCTGACTCGGGTTTACCCGAAGAAGGCCATCGGGGACGACGCGCACCTCTTCGTCTTCAACAACGGCGAGTCAGACATCAAGGTCACCAACCTGCACGCGTGGGAGATGAAGACCCCCACGATGAACAAGCTGCTGGAGCAGTAG
- the LOC123442487 gene encoding beta-fructofuranosidase, insoluble isoenzyme 3-like isoform X1, whose translation MGTAAALAIVSVLCWAALAAVRGSHVVYPELQSLEAKEVATELRTGYHFQPPKHWINGPMYYKGLYHLFYQYNPKGAVWGNIIWAHSVSTDLIHWVALQPAIYPTRPFDVNGCWSGSVTMLPNGVPVIMYTGIDPHKHQVQNVAYPANLSDPFLREWVKPDYNPIIIPDRDINASAFRDPTTAWYGPDGHWRLVVGSKENMRGTAVLYRSRDFKKWIKARHSLHAGLTGMWECPDFFPVAVAGGSRHHQSGVDTAELHNRVVAEEVKYVLKVSLELTRYDYYTVGTYDHDKERYTPDPAFPDNDYGLRYDYGDFYASKSFFDPAKKRRVLWGWANESDTVVDDQHKGWAGIQAMPRKIFLSRSGAQLIQWPVEEVKSLRAKHVNVSNKAIKSGKYFEVTGFKSVQSDMEAVFVIRNLDKAEKFDPSWRTNAQGLCKNFNSHVKGGVGPFGLWVLASDDLEERTAVFFRVFKTNDTNYVVLMCNDPTRSSYESQIYRPTFAGFVNVDIAKTKTITLRTLIDHSVVESFGAGGRTCILTRVYPKKAIGDDAHLFVFNNGESDIKVTNLHAWEMKTPTMNKLLEQ comes from the exons ATGgggacggcggcggcgctggcgaTCGTATCGGTGCTGTGCTGGGCGGCTCTGGCGGCGGTGCGCGGGTCGCACGTCGTCTACCCGGAGCTCCAGTCGCTGGAGGCCAAGGAGGTCGCCACGGAGCTGCGCACGGGGTACCACTTCCAGCCGCCAAAGCACTGGATCAATG GGCCAATGTACTACAAGGGGCTGTACCATCTCTTCTACCAGTACAACCCCAAGGGCGCCGTGTGGGGGAACATCATCTGGGCGCACTCCGTCTCCACCGACCTCATCCACTGGGTGGCCCTCCAGCCCGCCATCTACCCCACCAGGCCATTCGACGTCAACGGCTGCTGGTCCGGCTCCGTCACCATGCTGCCCAACGGCGTCCCCGTCATCATGTACACCGGCATCGACCCCCACAAGCACCAAGTGCAGAACGTTGCCTACCCTGCCAACCTCTCCGACCCCTTCCTCCGTGAGTGGGTCAAGCCGGACTACAACCCCATCATCATCCCCGACCGCGACATCAACGCGAGCGCATTTCGAGATCCTACGACGGCCTGGTACGGGCCTGACGG acactggaggttggtggtgggcAGCAAGGAGAACATGAGAGGAACTGCGGTGTTATACAGGAGCCGAGACTTCAAGAAGTGGATCAAGGCACGCCACTCGTTGCACGCAGGGCTCACCGGAATGTGGGAATGTCCGGATTTCTTCCCtgtggcggtggccggaggcagcCGTCATCACCAGAGCGGCGTGGACACCGCGGAGTTGCACAACCGTGTTGTGGCCGAGGAGGTCAAGTACGTGCTCAAGGTGAGTCTAGAGCTGACACGATACGATTACTACACCGTCGGCACCTACGACCACGACAAGGAGAGGTACACCCCAGACCCTGCCTTCCCGGACAACGACTATGGCCTCCGCTACGACTACGGTGACTTCTATGCATCGAAGTCCTTCTTCGACCCGGCCAAGAAACGTCGTGTGCTCTGGGGCTGGGCCAATGAGTCTGACACCGTCGTCGACGACCAACACAAGGGCTGGGCCGGCATCCAG GCGATGCCAAGGAAGATCTTCCTGTCGCGAAGCGGGGCGCAGCTGATCCAGTGGCCAGTGGAGGAGGTCAAATCACTACGCGCGAAGCACGTCAATGTCAGCAACAAGGCCATCAAAAGCGGCAAGTACTTTGAGGTCACGGGCTTCAAATCCGTGCAGTCGGACATGGAGGCGGTGTTCGTGATAAGAAACCTGGACAAGGCAGAGAAGTTCGACCCGTCGTGGCGAACCAATGCACAGGGGTTGTGCAAGAATTTCAACTCGCACGTTAAAGGTGGCGTTGGGCCGTTCGGGCTCTGGGTGCTGGCCTCCGATGACCTCGAGGAGAGGACGGCTGTCTTCTTCAGGGTGTTCAAGACCAATGACACCAACTACGTCGTTCTCATGTGCAATGACCCGACAAG GTCGTCGTACGAGTCACAGATCTACAGACCGACCTTTGCCGGCTTCGTCAACGTTGACATAGCAAAGACAAAGACGATCACACTAAGGACATTG ATTGATCATTCTGTGGTGGAGAGCTTCGGGGCCGGCGGCAGGACGTGCATCCTGACTCGGGTTTACCCGAAGAAGGCCATCGGGGACGACGCGCACCTCTTCGTCTTCAACAACGGCGAGTCAGACATCAAGGTCACCAACCTGCACGCGTGGGAGATGAAGACCCCCACGATGAACAAGCTGCTGGAGCAGTAG